A single genomic interval of Corylus avellana chromosome ca10, CavTom2PMs-1.0 harbors:
- the LOC132164039 gene encoding transcription factor GAMYB-like, with protein MREPMGTTNKSENKKMTKGNRDLASVEDAKTGGNLGGGGLLKKGPWTSAEDAILVEYVKKHGEGNWNAVQKHSGLSRCGKSCRLRWANHLRPDLRKGAFTPEEEHCIIELHAKMGNKWARMAAELPGRTDNEIKNYWNTRIKRLQRSGTPIYPPDVCLQVFNSSQDNMGTLEMADTQHCDFLQRDGFEAPDFDLNNVLTNGLTNGHLPYSPKFFDITSTSILKQGVSSSLAHNVMFPTMHPPKRPRESETLFPTLDCSVGSCLPMFNHYVDYTCEKAAESFNLSSFDPDPNTNDQVPFSVISGSHACLNGNSSSSGPISGAMKLELPSLQYSDSRPGSWGTPASPLPSLESVDTLIQSPPEEQIRADCLSPRSGGLLDAILYESQNRGSKMNQPQQTSDVSVMPKSLVASSPMNPYQMDGDPNSPLTHSAASIFSEYTPISGSSMDEHQSVETMLGRDIMPETVHRDLSHCVIDKEIPDDIVFTTADNLFDLGWFEHSNEHGENQQALLGEEFRNCY; from the exons ATGAG GGAGCCGATGGGTACAACAAACAAGAGtgagaacaaaaaaatgacTAAGGGTAACCGAGATCTTGCATCAGTTGAAGATGCTAAAACTGGAGGAAACTTGGGAGGAGGGGGTCTTTTGAAGAAAGGCCCATGGACATCAGCAGAAGATGCAATTTTAGTGGAGTATGTTAAAAAGCATGGAGAGGGGAACTGGAATGCTGTTCAGAAGCACTCAGGACTTTCTCGGTGTGGCAAAAGCTGCCGTCTACGATGGGCGAATCACCTGAGACCAGATTTGAGGAAGGGTGCATTCACTCCAGAGGAAGAGCACTGCATCATTGAACTCCATGCTAAGATGGGAAACAAATGGGCTCGAATGGCTGCAGAG TTGCCTGGACGCACAGATAATGAGATAAAAAACTACTGGAATACGAGAATTAAGCGATTGCAACGATCTGGTACACCAATTTATCCACCTGATGTGTGTTTGCAAGTATTTAATAGTAGTCAAGACAACATGGGTACATTGGAAATGGCAGACACACAACATTGTGATTTCTTGCAGAGGGACGGTTTTGAGGCTCCAGATTTTGATCTCAATAATGTACTCACTAATGGACTCACTAATGGTCATCTCCCTTATTCTCCTAAATTTTTTGATATTACTTCAACCAGCATTCTCAAACAAGGTGTTAGTTCATCCCTTGCTCATAACGTTATGTTCCCAACAATGCATCCCCCCAAACGCCCCAGAGAGTCAGAGACCTTATTCCCTACTCTGGATTGTAGTGTCGGCAGTTGTCTCCCAATGTTCAATCATTATGTGGATTACACTTGTGAGAAGGCTGCTGAATCCTTTAACTTGTCTTCATTTGATCCTGATCCTAACACCAATGACCAGGTACCATTCAGTGTTATTTCTGGCAGCCATGCCTGTTTAAATggcaattcttcttcttctgggcCCATATCTGGGGCTATGAAGTTGGAGCTCCCTTCACTCCAATATTCAGACTCTCGACCTGGTAGCTGGGGCACGCCTGCTTCCCCACTTCCTTCACTCGAGTCTGTTGATACCTTGATCCAGTCTCCTCCAGAAGAGCAGATTCGCGCAGATTGTCTTTCACCGAGGAGCGGTGGTTTGTTGGATGCGATACTCTATGAGTCACAGAATAGAGGCTCAAAGATGAATCAACCCCAGCAAACTTCAGATGTTTCTGTCATGCCAAAATCTCTGGTGGCAAGCTCGCCCATGAATCCCTATCAGATGGATGGTGACCCAAATTCACCTTTAACTCATTCTGCTGCATCAATATTCAGCGAGTATACACCTATCAGTGGAAGCTCAATGGATGAACACCAATCAGTTGAAACCATGCTGG GACGCGATATTATGCCTGAAACAGTCCATCGGGATTTAAGCCATTGTGTTATAGATAAAGAAATTCCAGATGACATAGTCTTTACCACGGCAGATAATTTATTTGACCTCGGTTGGTTTGAGCATAGCAACGAGCATGGTGAGAATCAGCAGGCACTTCTTGGTGAAGAATTTAGAAATTGCTACTAA
- the LOC132164417 gene encoding RINT1-like protein MAG2L, whose amino-acid sequence MERPVPPPPPVLPKHTELSPQQFAFLEEHFRTREDLLVGAPHVSAALNQRCADLDADLLRLQRDLSNRAVSWISRSFAARTSIHRLNLKLENLSLRSAPHGIGSKVWREELPWLAKKVRQIEGIRNYVETSLRLEALVGDLEDAVFRVMNSHSGTLFSAKDSGPKQEKLLQAIKTMNDIEQVLINIVKFQPQWCNLLKSVDARVDKILAVLRAQVFADHRAVLASLGWPPKLLTSKIESIQISGIPNPLGLMQGDKRESYSHSFVDLCALQHLQKRREERQLNLLGRKEYNMQLWAIDELVSPIASRMEYHFSKWDDQPEFIFALVYKFTRDFIVGVDDLLQPLIDRARLLSCSAKEAWLSAMIQMLSGYLAKNIFSGLAERYRQKHMKSEVMISWLHLIDLIVAFDKRMQSLANLETCLFLAESERFEGLSRGISVLMIFCDRPDWLKIWAKIELKVACKKLKAELKDERAWIIDNKHGSALHINTNTEQYLLSTREYHKAPSISESALKISWELIERCQTMPDTLPRLKFIRSAAVKFLWYFFEVLRLRFQRTEFPPVNSNDDALIRLCGLINAARYVESRLQEWSDDVEILEMRIAENDSNHRDKDGSIDNSCFFGQEIENLSELETNWLMEIIAVILREFEYLSWEYVQNKDHFEQKQAALTPVRLPATVDLPLSTDFVEALDVLRSQLHVLKTSLNPRDFLDLWRSVAEGLDHFISCSSLTSEIQFSDRGVSQFETDMQALLCIFQPFCARPQAFFPCIKETLKLLNMNKEEVRHLQVVLSTGENGMKCLHVHGISHLPFDQVDHLLRNRKFGT is encoded by the exons ATGGAACGTCCAGTGCCACCCCCACCACCTGTCTTGCCCAAACACACCGAGCTCTCGCCACAGCAGTTTGCTTTCCTGGAGGAACATTTCCGGACCCGAGAAGATCTGCTTGTCGGAGCTCCTCATGTCTCGGCGGCACTCAACCAACGCTGCGCCGATCTGgacgccgatctcctccgcctCCAGAGAGACCTCTCGAATCGCGCCGTTTCCTGGATCTCTCGCTCCTTCGCAGCCAGGACCTCCATTCACCGCCTCAATCTTAAGCTTGAGAATCTCAGCCTCCGCAGTGCTCCAC ATGGGATTGGTTCCAAGGTATGGCGTGAAGAGCTGCCTTGGCTTGCTAAGAAAGTAAGGCAAATAGAGGGTATTCGCAATTATGTTG AGACTTCTCTACGATTGGAAGCTCTGGTTGGGGATCTTGAAGATGCTGTTTTTCGTGTCATGAATAGCCATTCCGGGACTTTGTTCTCAGCAAAG GACTCTGGACCAAAGCAAGAGAAGTTGCTGCAAGCCATAAAAACCATGAATGATATTGAACAAGTGTTGATCAACATTGTGAAATTCCAGCCTCAGTGGTGTAATCTTTTGAAATCTGTTGATGCTAGAGTAGATAAAATTTTGGCTGTTCTCAGGGCACAAGTTTTTGCAGATCACCGAGCTGTTCTTGCTTCCCTTGGATGGCCACCAAAACTTTTGACATCTAAAATTGAAAGCATACAAATATCTGGCATCCCTAACCCTCTAGGTCTGATGCAAGGAGACAAAAGAGAGAGTTATTCTCATAGCTTTGTCGATCTTTGTGCTTTGCAGCATCTGCAGAAACGGAGGGAAGAGCGACAGCTTAATCTTTTAGGAAGAAAGGAGTACAATATGCAGCTCTGGGCGATTGATGAACTGGTATCTCCTATTGCATCCCGGATGGAGTATCACTTCTCAAAATGGGATGATCAGCCCGAGTTTATCTTTGCTCTTGTGTATAAATTTACAAGAGATTTTATCGTGGGAGTGGATGATTTGTTGCAGCCTTTGATTGATAGAGCAAGATTGTTAAGTTGTAGTGCTAAAGAAGCTTGGCTTTCTGCAATGATCCAAATGCTGTCTGGGTATTTAGCAAAGAACATTTTCTCTGGTCTTGCTGAAAGATACAGGCAAAAGCATATGAAATCTGAAGTTATGATTTCATGGCTTCATCTGATAGACCTCATAGTTGCTTTTGATAAACGGATGCAATCGCTTGCAAATTTGGAAACATGTCTCTTCCTGGCAGAGTCTGAAAGGTTTGAAGGGCTTTCAAGAGGCATATCAGTATTAATGATATTCTGTGATAGGCCTGATTGGCTAAAGATTTGGGCAAAGATAGAGCTCAAGGTTGCTTGTAAGAAGCTAAAAGCAGAACTGAAAGATGAGAGAGCTTGGATAATTGATAACAAACATGGATCTGCATTGCACATCAATACAAACACTGAGCAATATCTTCTTTCTACAAGAGAATACCATAAAGCTCCATCCATTTCAGAATCTGCCCTTAAAATTTCCTGGGAATTGATTGAGCGATGCCAAACTATGCCGGACACATTACCACGTCTAAAATTTATCAGATCAGCTGCAGTCAAATTCCTCTGGTACTTTTTTGAAGTACTGCGTTTGCGGTTCCAGAGGACCGAATTCCCTCCTGTTAATTCTAATGATGATGCATTGATCAGATTATGCGGATTAATTAATGCTGCCAGATATGTTGAATCTAGACTGCAAGAATGGAGTGATGATGTGGAGATTCTGGAGATGAGAATTGCCGAAAATGATTCTAATCATCGCGATAAAGATGGAAGTATTGACAACAGTTGCTTTTTTGgacaagaaatagaaaacttatCTGAGCTTGAGACCAATTGGCTTATGGAGATAATTGCTGTTATTCTTCGTGAATTCGAGTATCTTTCCTGGGAATATGTCCAAAATAAGGATCATTTTGAGCAAAAGCAAGCAGCTTTGACTCCAGTTAGATTACCAGCAACCGTGGATCTACCTCTATCAACTGATTTTGTTGAAGCATTAGACGTTCTTAGAAGTCAGCTGCACGTTTTGAAAACGAGTCTCAATCCAAGAGACTTTTTAGATTTATGGAGAAGTGTAGCTGAAGGGCTCGACCATTTCATTTCTTGCAGCAGTCTGACAAGTGAGATTCAATTTTCTGACCGTGGGGTGAGTCAGTTTGAAACTGATATGCAAGCATTGTTATGTATATTTCAGCCGTTTTGTGCTCGGCCCCAAGCATTTTTCCCTTGTATTAAAGAGACTCTTAAGCTGTTAAATATGAACAAGGAAGAGGTAAGGCATTTGCAAGTGGTTTTATCCACTGGTGAAAATGGAATGAAATGCTTGCATGTTCATGGAATTTCTCACCTCCCTTTTGATCAAGTTGATCATCTTTTGAGGAACAGGAAGTTTGGAACTTGA